One Falsiruegeria litorea R37 DNA segment encodes these proteins:
- a CDS encoding tripartite tricarboxylate transporter substrate binding protein, which yields MKKILAAAAFAASATAALAEYPEKPVTFVVPWPPGDLEDVLTRMIADEFQSMYGVPAAVVNKPGGGGGPFPGAVEVATAPGDGYTVGSFVIGVPVIGPEIGIPELNPNPFDPIGIFLTYPFVIASSKSAPYSNWEELAAHGKDNDLALGHFGSVLPPTQVTFAAAVGSGFDFASEAAFDALDCNTLASGDVDVINTTLQLILPCLDDVNVLASIGGERISLIPDTPTVVEINPDLPLALWNGLFVHKDTPADAREKISAAAQKALSSDKAKELAKETGALVYWQDPDASNAQIEQDKASFAKIAEILGE from the coding sequence ATGAAGAAAATTCTCGCAGCTGCGGCTTTTGCAGCATCCGCAACCGCCGCTCTGGCCGAGTATCCTGAAAAGCCTGTGACCTTTGTGGTTCCGTGGCCTCCGGGTGATTTGGAAGACGTGCTGACCCGCATGATCGCGGATGAATTCCAGTCGATGTATGGCGTGCCTGCCGCGGTGGTGAACAAGCCCGGCGGTGGCGGTGGTCCGTTCCCGGGCGCAGTCGAAGTCGCCACTGCTCCGGGTGACGGCTACACCGTTGGCTCGTTCGTGATCGGCGTTCCGGTCATCGGGCCCGAGATCGGCATTCCGGAACTGAACCCCAATCCGTTTGACCCGATCGGGATCTTTCTGACCTATCCGTTCGTGATCGCGTCCAGCAAAAGCGCACCCTATTCGAACTGGGAAGAACTGGCCGCGCACGGCAAGGACAACGATCTGGCACTTGGTCACTTTGGCTCGGTCCTGCCGCCCACTCAGGTGACATTCGCCGCAGCGGTTGGCAGTGGTTTTGACTTTGCCAGCGAAGCGGCCTTTGACGCGCTGGATTGCAACACTCTGGCGTCGGGCGATGTGGATGTGATCAACACCACTCTGCAACTGATCCTGCCGTGCCTGGATGACGTGAACGTTCTGGCCAGCATCGGTGGCGAGCGCATTTCGTTGATCCCCGACACCCCGACAGTGGTCGAGATCAACCCGGATCTGCCGCTGGCCCTGTGGAACGGTCTGTTCGTGCACAAGGACACCCCGGCTGATGCGCGCGAAAAGATCAGTGCTGCTGCTCAGAAAGCGTTGTCGTCGGACAAGGCCAAGGAACTGGCGAAAGAGACCGGCGCACTGGTCTACTGGCAGGATCCGGATGCCTCGAACGCGCAGATCGAGCAGGACAAAGCATCCTTCGCAAAAATCGCCGAGATCCTGGGCGAATAA
- a CDS encoding aminotransferase class III-fold pyridoxal phosphate-dependent enzyme, with the protein MKDSNFLKENNARHFWHPMAHPADSQKNPPTILTGGEGVHIVDVDGHRALDAVGGLWNVNLGYSCEPVKQAIADQLNALPYYSTFRGTSNDKAIELSYELAQFFEADGLTRAFFTSGGSDSVEIALKMARQYHKVRGEAGRTKFISLKQGYHGTHFAAASVNGNQKFRAAYEPMMPGCFHVPSPWTYRNPFDETDPERLAQLCVKALEAEIAFQGAGTVAAFIMEPVLGAGGVIPPHKSFMPMVRELCSKHGILLISDEIITAFGRTGSESGARHWGVQPDIMTTAKAITNGYFPFGAAMISGAVAEVFESDTTGKASVDQGYTYSGHPVGAAAALAALSEIKRLRIWENAAARGDELFAGLQKLKEKHDIVGDVRGGEGLMSALELVSDRDSKTPIAKHVPLQVQKAAYEDGVMVRVSGNNIILSPPLIITTDDVNKILSALDNGLSAA; encoded by the coding sequence ATGAAAGATTCCAACTTTCTGAAGGAAAACAACGCCCGCCATTTCTGGCACCCGATGGCGCATCCCGCAGACAGCCAAAAGAACCCGCCCACCATCCTGACCGGAGGTGAGGGCGTACATATCGTTGATGTGGATGGGCACCGCGCGCTTGATGCGGTTGGCGGCCTTTGGAATGTAAACCTGGGCTATTCCTGCGAGCCGGTGAAGCAGGCGATTGCCGACCAGTTGAACGCCCTGCCCTATTACTCGACCTTCCGGGGAACCTCGAACGACAAGGCGATCGAGCTGTCTTATGAGCTGGCGCAGTTCTTCGAAGCAGACGGCCTGACGCGGGCTTTCTTTACCTCGGGCGGATCAGATTCGGTTGAAATCGCACTGAAGATGGCGCGCCAGTATCACAAGGTTCGCGGCGAGGCCGGGCGCACCAAATTCATCAGCCTGAAACAGGGCTATCACGGCACCCATTTCGCGGCTGCATCCGTGAACGGAAACCAGAAGTTCCGCGCCGCCTACGAGCCGATGATGCCCGGTTGTTTCCACGTGCCCTCACCCTGGACATACCGCAACCCGTTCGATGAAACCGACCCGGAACGCCTGGCGCAACTCTGCGTCAAAGCGCTGGAGGCCGAGATCGCGTTTCAGGGCGCGGGTACCGTCGCGGCCTTTATCATGGAGCCCGTCTTGGGGGCCGGCGGCGTGATCCCACCGCACAAAAGCTTCATGCCGATGGTGCGCGAGCTCTGCTCAAAGCACGGCATCCTGTTGATTTCGGACGAGATCATCACCGCATTCGGCCGCACCGGCAGTGAAAGCGGCGCGCGGCATTGGGGCGTGCAACCCGATATCATGACCACTGCCAAGGCGATCACCAACGGATACTTCCCCTTTGGCGCCGCGATGATTTCCGGCGCCGTGGCCGAGGTGTTTGAAAGCGACACCACCGGCAAGGCCTCGGTCGATCAGGGCTATACCTATTCCGGCCACCCGGTTGGAGCGGCGGCGGCCCTGGCCGCGCTGTCAGAAATCAAGCGCCTGCGCATCTGGGAAAACGCAGCCGCGCGTGGGGATGAGCTTTTTGCGGGCCTCCAGAAGCTGAAGGAAAAGCATGATATCGTGGGCGATGTGCGCGGGGGCGAGGGCCTGATGTCTGCGCTAGAATTGGTCTCGGACCGCGACAGCAAAACACCCATCGCCAAGCACGTGCCTCTGCAAGTGCAAAAAGCGGCTTACGAAGATGGCGTCATGGTTCGGGTGTCGGGCAACAACATCATCTTGTCGCCGCCGCTGATCATCACAACGGACGATGTGAACAAGATCCTGTCAGCGCTCGATAACGGGTTGTCCGCGGCTTGA
- a CDS encoding aldehyde dehydrogenase family protein: MDQPSIDALRAQAVAPRGHFINGEYHSGETGAQMEVLSPIDGQPLTQIADGSLADVDAAVRAARVAFEDGRWSRMAPAGRKNVLLKLADLIESRALELAVLGVRDNGTEINMALKAEAYSAAATFRYYAEAIDKHYGQVAPTSEDVLGLIHHAPVGVVGAIVPWNFPLMIGSWKIAPALAMGNSVVLKPSETASLSLLKIAELAAEAGVPDGVFNVVTGRGAVVGEALALSMDVDIMVFTGSGPTGRRLLEYSARSNLKRCYLELGGKSANIVFADAPDLAEAAKVSAAGIFRNSGQVCVAGSRLLVQQDIYEDFVAEITRHAEAFKVGDPLNLSSQIGAVHSLPELEANLRFVTKAEGEGAERRTGGDRILTETGGYYMAPTVMAGVKETDTLFQSEVFGPVLAVTPFTDEADAIRLANATVYGLAGGVWTANLGRAHRMIAGIRAGVVHVNTYGGADLTVPLGGVGQSGNGHDKSLHALEKYTDLKTAWIKL, translated from the coding sequence ATGGATCAACCTTCGATTGATGCGCTGCGGGCGCAGGCCGTCGCTCCGCGCGGTCACTTTATCAACGGCGAATACCATTCCGGTGAAACGGGTGCACAGATGGAGGTGTTGTCCCCCATCGATGGCCAGCCGCTGACCCAGATTGCAGATGGCAGTTTGGCGGATGTGGATGCAGCTGTTCGCGCTGCGCGGGTGGCATTTGAGGATGGCCGCTGGTCGCGCATGGCCCCTGCTGGACGTAAGAACGTGCTGTTGAAACTGGCCGACCTGATCGAGAGCCGCGCGCTGGAACTGGCTGTTCTGGGCGTGCGCGACAATGGGACCGAGATCAACATGGCGCTGAAGGCCGAAGCTTATTCAGCCGCCGCCACATTCCGCTACTACGCCGAAGCCATCGACAAGCACTATGGTCAGGTGGCGCCAACGAGCGAGGATGTGCTGGGCCTGATTCACCATGCGCCTGTAGGCGTGGTGGGTGCCATCGTGCCGTGGAATTTCCCCCTTATGATCGGCAGCTGGAAGATCGCGCCCGCGCTCGCCATGGGCAATTCGGTGGTGTTGAAACCGTCCGAGACCGCGTCGCTCAGCCTGCTCAAGATCGCAGAGTTGGCGGCAGAGGCCGGCGTGCCCGATGGCGTCTTCAACGTGGTCACCGGGCGCGGTGCGGTGGTGGGTGAGGCGCTGGCGCTATCGATGGATGTCGACATCATGGTGTTCACAGGATCCGGCCCGACGGGGCGACGGTTGCTGGAATATTCCGCGCGGTCCAACCTGAAACGCTGCTATCTGGAACTTGGCGGCAAATCCGCCAACATCGTCTTTGCCGACGCGCCTGATCTGGCTGAGGCGGCCAAGGTTTCAGCTGCTGGCATCTTCCGGAACTCGGGTCAGGTCTGCGTTGCAGGCTCTCGGCTTTTGGTGCAGCAGGACATTTATGAGGATTTTGTGGCCGAAATCACCCGCCATGCCGAGGCCTTCAAGGTTGGCGATCCGCTGAACCTTAGCAGCCAGATTGGCGCGGTCCACAGCCTGCCCGAGCTTGAGGCGAACCTGCGGTTTGTCACCAAAGCCGAAGGCGAAGGCGCCGAGCGGCGCACCGGCGGGGACCGTATTCTGACCGAGACCGGCGGCTATTACATGGCGCCCACGGTTATGGCCGGGGTCAAGGAAACCGACACCCTTTTTCAAAGCGAGGTCTTTGGTCCCGTTTTGGCGGTAACACCCTTCACCGACGAAGCCGATGCGATCCGTCTGGCCAATGCCACTGTCTATGGTTTGGCGGGGGGTGTCTGGACTGCAAACTTGGGTCGTGCGCATCGCATGATCGCGGGCATTCGGGCCGGCGTTGTGCATGTGAACACCTATGGCGGGGCGGACTTGACAGTGCCACTGGGCGGTGTTGGTCAGTCGGGCAACGGCCACGACAAGTCGCTGCATGCGCTGGAGAAATACACCGACCTCAAAACCGCGTGGATCAAACTCTGA
- a CDS encoding 5-carboxymethyl-2-hydroxymuconate Delta-isomerase — MPHFHVEYSGNLADHVDMDGLCECIRATAAEIDTFPMPGIRVRATRVDHYAIADGNPAHGFIDISIRLRAGRPDDVKRDATQRIFEAAKTYLEPAFAHHSIALSLEMRDIDPDLSPKTGTIRDHLTATKQES; from the coding sequence ATGCCCCATTTCCACGTCGAATATTCCGGCAATCTGGCCGACCATGTCGACATGGATGGCCTGTGCGAATGCATCCGGGCCACAGCGGCAGAGATCGACACATTCCCCATGCCTGGCATCCGCGTCCGGGCCACGCGCGTCGATCACTATGCCATTGCCGATGGCAACCCTGCGCATGGTTTCATCGACATCTCGATCCGGTTGCGCGCGGGCCGTCCTGACGACGTCAAACGCGACGCAACGCAGCGGATTTTTGAGGCGGCAAAGACCTATCTCGAACCCGCCTTTGCCCATCATTCCATCGCGCTTTCGCTTGAGATGCGCGACATCGACCCCGACCTGTCGCCCAAGACCGGGACCATCCGGGACCACCTGACCGCGACCAAGCAGGAGAGCTGA
- a CDS encoding tripartite tricarboxylate transporter TctB family protein: protein MIAKTLQDMFRRYRRPGDIVFAVVFLGFALFLLSQLGTETKVVKRTKWFAQPALWPTVAIWGMVIFSSLHLLSSFLSPRIPGRWKEVGFWLLSLEYVAYFLIYVVAVPWLGYLPSTILFVVFLSIRTGFRSAGVLSLSVVFAIVVAVLFRALLQVNIPAGRIYEQLPDSIRVFALTYL, encoded by the coding sequence ATGATCGCAAAAACACTCCAGGACATGTTCCGCCGGTATCGTCGGCCGGGCGACATCGTCTTTGCCGTGGTCTTTCTGGGTTTTGCCCTGTTCCTTCTCAGTCAGCTAGGGACGGAAACCAAGGTGGTGAAACGCACCAAGTGGTTTGCTCAACCTGCGCTTTGGCCCACCGTGGCGATCTGGGGCATGGTGATCTTCAGCTCCTTGCACCTGCTGAGTTCCTTTCTGTCCCCCCGTATTCCGGGCCGCTGGAAAGAGGTGGGGTTTTGGCTGCTCTCACTGGAGTACGTCGCCTATTTCCTGATCTACGTGGTTGCAGTGCCCTGGCTGGGCTACCTGCCGTCAACGATCCTGTTTGTTGTGTTCTTGAGCATCAGAACGGGGTTTCGCTCGGCTGGCGTTCTAAGCCTTTCAGTTGTCTTCGCTATTGTTGTGGCCGTGCTGTTCCGGGCGCTGCTTCAGGTCAACATCCCGGCGGGACGAATTTATGAGCAGTTGCCGGATTCAATCCGCGTCTTTGCCCTGACTTACCTGTGA
- a CDS encoding IclR family transcriptional regulator — MGTALNALKLLDFFSASRPEIGLSQLARLARANKATVLRHLRSLEEFGLIEQNPLTKYYAIGPAAIRLAALREAANPRLDAARLRMQTAMQEVGESLHLSFLEKDILQTALVVETTKHTVRVSLDPTEVMPINATASGLSMLCYGPPTLMTQVNSGELQNFTKETLTDPDQIRAQVETIRNRGWSNSNGSYEMGVHGFAAPIFGIDRVAIGTVAFAMPENRASDDRVPVILAALHTLAKDLTAIFGGQVPEAFPPEFHP; from the coding sequence ATGGGAACGGCCCTTAACGCCCTAAAATTGCTTGACTTTTTTTCCGCCTCTCGACCCGAGATTGGGCTGAGTCAGCTGGCGCGTCTGGCCCGAGCGAACAAAGCGACCGTCTTGCGGCACCTGCGTTCGCTTGAGGAATTTGGCCTGATCGAACAGAATCCCCTGACCAAATATTACGCGATTGGGCCTGCCGCGATCCGACTTGCCGCGCTGCGCGAGGCCGCGAACCCACGATTGGATGCCGCGCGTCTGAGAATGCAGACTGCCATGCAGGAGGTCGGCGAAAGCCTGCACCTCTCGTTTCTGGAAAAGGACATTCTGCAGACCGCATTGGTGGTGGAAACCACCAAACACACCGTGCGGGTCAGCCTTGATCCGACCGAAGTCATGCCCATCAATGCCACCGCGTCGGGCTTGAGCATGCTATGCTATGGCCCGCCTACGCTGATGACCCAGGTGAACAGTGGCGAGTTGCAGAACTTCACCAAGGAAACGCTGACCGACCCGGATCAGATCCGAGCGCAGGTCGAGACGATCCGGAATCGGGGATGGTCAAACAGCAATGGCAGCTATGAAATGGGTGTTCACGGCTTTGCCGCGCCCATTTTTGGGATCGACCGCGTGGCCATTGGCACCGTGGCCTTTGCCATGCCAGAGAACCGCGCCTCAGACGATCGCGTGCCCGTCATTCTGGCCGCCCTGCACACTCTGGCCAAGGATCTGACTGCCATTTTTGGCGGCCAGGTGCCCGAGGCTTTTCCACCCGAATTTCACCCCTAG
- the hpaR gene encoding homoprotocatechuate degradation operon regulator HpaR — translation MTQDSQTKSTSRALPIALLRARETVMAPIRDMLQDIHLTEQKWRILRVLHEMGEVEQSTISKEACLLLPSLTRILRTMEADGQIARRQDTDDKRRTKVKITDAGRQILEANLGTSLAIYTTIEEQMGQDKLDQLLDLLEELQAVKV, via the coding sequence ATGACGCAAGATAGCCAAACAAAAAGCACCTCGCGTGCGCTGCCAATTGCACTGCTTAGGGCACGGGAAACCGTGATGGCCCCCATTCGTGACATGCTGCAGGACATCCATCTGACCGAGCAGAAATGGCGCATCCTGCGTGTCCTGCACGAGATGGGCGAGGTCGAACAGAGCACAATCTCGAAAGAGGCGTGCCTGCTGCTCCCCAGTCTCACCCGCATTCTGCGCACGATGGAGGCGGACGGCCAGATTGCGCGTCGGCAGGACACCGACGACAAGCGTCGGACCAAGGTCAAGATCACCGATGCCGGTCGACAGATCCTTGAGGCGAACTTGGGTACATCGCTTGCCATCTACACCACCATCGAAGAGCAGATGGGACAGGATAAACTGGACCAGCTGCTGGACCTTCTGGAAGAATTGCAGGCGGTCAAAGTCTGA
- a CDS encoding tripartite tricarboxylate transporter permease, with protein sequence MDNLISGFAILAQWQVVVALIIGSVGGVIIGALPGVGAAVAIAILLPATFAFEPIVGLTLLLGIYGSSMYGGAIPAILINTPGTAVNALTTYDGYPMTKRGEGHRALSLAYSASFFGGIFSILCLIILSPVLAWIAPHFGSREIFLAAFMGILLVVLAHRGQTFSAAMLASFGIFLNTVGLEPVKYTKRFTFDQSWLSSGINLIVVVLGLFAISQALLLLVDRDHAPGEAHVKGNIFAGLKELLGLKRIATVSSSLGVLMGMVPGTGEFTSQFLSYTYAQKTSKDPDKFGDGSPEGLVASEAANNAVPGAAMIPLLALGIPGEALTAMMLSVFYVHNVIPGPQLFADQMDFVMALYMALILLNVIVLVFLLFSTNLLLKIIQIPTRFLGVMILTLSFVGVFSLRNSVTDCAIAAGFGVFGLILKRLNLPIVPIILGMVLGGIMEVKLRSAMARVKSPLDFIDRPIAAILFVMILLIIALHIRTLVQEHRDRLKPQPLGDEDTTQQG encoded by the coding sequence ATGGACAACCTGATCTCCGGTTTTGCGATCCTGGCCCAATGGCAAGTGGTTGTCGCCCTGATCATCGGATCGGTGGGCGGCGTGATCATCGGCGCCTTGCCCGGCGTGGGCGCGGCTGTGGCCATCGCCATCCTGCTGCCGGCCACCTTTGCCTTTGAGCCCATCGTTGGGCTGACGCTGCTGTTGGGGATCTACGGCTCATCCATGTACGGCGGGGCGATCCCTGCCATTCTGATCAACACCCCCGGAACGGCCGTCAACGCGCTGACCACCTATGACGGTTACCCGATGACCAAACGGGGAGAGGGGCACCGGGCGCTGTCGCTGGCCTATTCCGCGTCTTTCTTTGGCGGTATTTTCTCGATCCTTTGCCTGATCATCCTGTCGCCGGTTCTGGCCTGGATCGCACCACATTTCGGCAGTCGCGAGATTTTCCTGGCCGCCTTCATGGGCATCCTGCTGGTCGTGCTGGCGCATCGTGGACAGACGTTTTCGGCGGCGATGCTGGCAAGCTTTGGCATCTTTTTGAACACCGTCGGACTGGAGCCGGTCAAGTACACCAAGCGCTTCACCTTTGACCAAAGTTGGCTGTCGTCCGGCATCAACCTGATCGTGGTGGTTCTTGGCCTCTTTGCTATCAGCCAAGCGCTGTTGCTGCTGGTTGACCGCGACCATGCCCCCGGCGAGGCGCATGTGAAGGGGAACATATTTGCGGGCCTCAAAGAGCTGTTGGGTCTGAAGCGCATCGCAACAGTATCGTCATCTTTGGGCGTGCTGATGGGAATGGTGCCGGGAACAGGAGAGTTCACGTCGCAATTCCTGTCTTACACCTATGCGCAGAAGACGTCGAAAGACCCCGACAAGTTCGGCGATGGTTCACCCGAGGGGCTGGTTGCGTCCGAGGCGGCCAACAACGCCGTACCGGGTGCCGCGATGATCCCGCTCTTGGCGCTTGGCATTCCGGGTGAGGCGCTGACCGCGATGATGCTGTCGGTGTTCTATGTCCACAACGTGATCCCCGGTCCGCAGCTCTTTGCTGATCAGATGGACTTTGTCATGGCGCTATACATGGCGCTGATCTTGCTCAATGTGATCGTGTTGGTATTCCTGCTGTTCTCGACCAACTTGCTGCTCAAGATCATCCAGATCCCGACGCGGTTTTTGGGTGTGATGATCCTGACCCTGTCGTTTGTCGGCGTGTTCAGCCTGCGCAACTCGGTCACCGATTGTGCGATTGCAGCCGGGTTCGGGGTGTTCGGATTGATTTTGAAACGCCTGAACCTGCCGATCGTACCGATCATCCTGGGCATGGTTCTGGGTGGCATCATGGAGGTCAAACTGCGCAGCGCGATGGCGCGCGTCAAATCCCCGCTTGATTTCATCGACAGGCCAATCGCCGCAATCCTGTTCGTGATGATCTTGCTGATCATCGCACTGCACATTCGCACACTGGTGCAAGAGCACCGCGATCGCCTGAAACCACAGCCCTTGGGCGACGAAGACACGACACAACAAGGATAA
- the hpaE gene encoding 5-carboxymethyl-2-hydroxymuconate semialdehyde dehydrogenase: MSALDTNIEKLAGHLARFKASGIKNRVAGEDRDGSGGVFQTTSPVDKSVICDVAHGTAADIDTAAQAAHDAFPAWRDMPATERRRILLNVAEAIEARAEEIALCECWDTGQTWRFMSKAALRGAENFRFFADQVVQARDGQHLKSPTLMNITTRVPLGPVGVITPWNTPFMLSTWKIAPALAAGCTVVHKPAEDSPLTARLLVEIAEEAGLPPGVLNTVNGFGPDAGKALCEHPKLKAIAFVGESATGSKIVKQGADTHKRNHLELGGKNPVIVFDDADLDRALDAVIFMIYSINGERCTSSSRLLVQDTIKDEFEAKLIERVNNIKVGHPLDPATEIGPLVTEEHYNKVTSYFDLAKEDGATVAAGGEKVGDKGYFIRPTLFTNANNDMRIAREEIFGPVLTSIPFLTAEEALSIANDTEYGLTGYVWTNDLTRALWMTERMEAGMIWVNSENVRHLPTPFGGAKASGIGRDGGDWSFEFYMEQKHIGFATGQHKIMQLGKG, from the coding sequence ATGAGCGCCTTGGACACCAACATCGAAAAACTGGCCGGCCATCTGGCGCGTTTCAAAGCCTCGGGCATCAAGAACCGCGTCGCGGGCGAGGATCGCGACGGATCGGGTGGCGTGTTTCAAACCACATCGCCCGTCGACAAGTCGGTGATCTGCGACGTGGCTCATGGCACAGCCGCCGACATCGACACCGCCGCACAGGCCGCACATGATGCCTTTCCTGCCTGGCGCGACATGCCCGCAACCGAGCGTCGTCGCATCCTGCTCAACGTCGCCGAAGCGATCGAGGCACGTGCCGAGGAAATTGCGCTGTGCGAGTGCTGGGACACCGGCCAAACCTGGCGGTTCATGTCAAAGGCCGCGTTACGCGGGGCTGAGAATTTTCGGTTCTTTGCCGATCAGGTCGTGCAGGCGCGCGACGGTCAGCACCTGAAATCGCCCACTCTGATGAACATCACCACCCGCGTGCCCCTGGGGCCAGTTGGTGTGATCACCCCGTGGAACACGCCGTTCATGCTGTCCACCTGGAAAATCGCGCCCGCCTTGGCGGCCGGCTGCACCGTGGTTCACAAACCCGCCGAAGACAGCCCCCTGACCGCCCGCCTGCTAGTAGAGATCGCCGAAGAGGCCGGTTTGCCACCAGGCGTGTTGAATACCGTGAACGGCTTTGGACCCGACGCGGGCAAGGCGCTTTGCGAGCATCCAAAACTCAAGGCCATCGCCTTTGTCGGTGAGAGCGCCACAGGCAGCAAAATCGTCAAACAGGGCGCTGACACGCACAAGCGCAATCACCTGGAACTTGGCGGCAAGAACCCCGTGATCGTCTTTGATGATGCCGATCTAGATCGTGCCTTGGATGCTGTGATCTTCATGATCTACTCGATCAATGGCGAGCGCTGCACCTCGTCCTCGCGCCTTTTGGTGCAGGACACCATCAAAGATGAATTCGAGGCCAAGCTGATTGAGCGTGTGAACAACATCAAGGTCGGCCACCCTCTGGATCCCGCGACCGAGATCGGCCCGCTTGTGACCGAAGAACATTACAACAAGGTCACCAGCTATTTCGACCTTGCGAAGGAAGACGGCGCAACCGTGGCTGCAGGAGGTGAAAAGGTCGGCGACAAGGGCTATTTCATCCGCCCCACCTTGTTCACCAACGCCAACAACGACATGCGCATTGCGCGTGAAGAGATCTTTGGCCCCGTCCTGACCTCGATCCCCTTTTTGACCGCGGAAGAGGCGCTGAGCATCGCCAATGACACCGAATACGGGCTGACCGGATATGTCTGGACCAACGATCTGACCCGCGCCCTGTGGATGACCGAACGAATGGAAGCCGGGATGATCTGGGTGAACTCGGAAAACGTCCGCCACCTGCCGACGCCGTTTGGCGGCGCCAAGGCGTCCGGCATAGGCCGCGACGGCGGGGATTGGTCGTTCGAGTTTTACATGGAGCAAAAGCACATCGGCTTTGCCACCGGTCAGCACAAGATCATGCAGCTCGGCAAAGGCTGA